The proteins below are encoded in one region of Alistipes indistinctus YIT 12060:
- a CDS encoding N-acetyltransferase, with the protein MSIEDFNVLVATEEHTPFAQAICDEMAESAKARGTGIAKRTPEYVANKMRAGKAVIAFHKDGTWAGFSYIESWGHGDYVANSGLIINPKFRKLGLAKAIKTATFFLSLKMFKGAKLFGLTTGLAVMKINNELGYRPVTFSELTDDDQFWKGCESCVNYPILQSKQRRNCLCTAMLFDPAHDEVKVPRPAGFEEE; encoded by the coding sequence ATGAGTATCGAAGATTTCAATGTGTTGGTAGCCACGGAGGAGCACACTCCCTTCGCGCAGGCTATCTGCGATGAAATGGCCGAATCCGCCAAAGCCCGCGGCACTGGTATCGCCAAACGTACTCCCGAGTATGTAGCGAACAAGATGCGTGCCGGCAAGGCGGTGATTGCCTTTCACAAAGACGGAACCTGGGCCGGTTTCAGTTACATCGAGTCCTGGGGACATGGCGACTATGTCGCCAATTCGGGTTTGATTATCAATCCGAAATTCCGCAAGCTGGGTTTGGCCAAAGCCATCAAGACCGCGACATTTTTCCTGTCGCTCAAGATGTTCAAAGGTGCTAAGCTGTTCGGTCTGACCACCGGTTTGGCCGTGATGAAAATCAACAACGAACTGGGGTACCGCCCCGTAACTTTCTCGGAGCTGACCGATGACGACCAGTTCTGGAAAGGCTGCGAAAGCTGCGTGAACTATCCGATCCTGCAAAGCAAACAACGACGAAATTGCCTCTGCACAGCCATGCTTTTTGATCCCGCCCACGATGAAGTGAAAGTTCCCCGGCCCGCAGGGTTCGAGGAGGAGTAG
- a CDS encoding superoxide dismutase, with translation MTHTLPPLPYAMDALAPKMSKETLEYHYGKHLQTYIDNLNNLIKGTPYENMTLEEISVKADGPIYNNGAQAWNHAFFFNSFSPTPKSAPEGALAEAIKRDFGSFDAFKEQFGKAAIGLFGSGWTWLAADKDGKLVIVSESNAGNPLKKGLIPLLGIDVWEHSYYIDYRNRRADYVKNFWDIVDWKVIEKRFKK, from the coding sequence ATGACACACACACTTCCTCCCCTCCCCTACGCCATGGACGCTCTCGCTCCGAAGATGAGTAAAGAGACTCTCGAATACCACTACGGCAAGCATTTGCAAACCTATATCGATAACCTCAACAACCTGATCAAAGGGACGCCTTACGAGAATATGACCCTGGAAGAGATCAGCGTGAAGGCCGACGGCCCGATTTACAACAACGGTGCGCAGGCCTGGAACCACGCATTCTTCTTCAACAGCTTCTCCCCGACGCCGAAATCGGCGCCCGAAGGAGCGTTGGCCGAAGCGATCAAACGTGATTTCGGTTCGTTCGACGCCTTCAAAGAGCAGTTCGGCAAAGCCGCCATCGGCCTGTTCGGATCGGGTTGGACCTGGCTGGCCGCAGATAAAGACGGCAAACTGGTTATCGTATCGGAATCGAATGCCGGCAATCCGTTGAAAAAAGGGCTGATCCCGCTGTTGGGCATCGACGTATGGGAGCACTCCTATTACATCGACTACCGCAACCGCCGGGCCGACTATGTAAAGAACTTCTGGGACATCGTCGACTGGAAGGTGATCGAAAAACGCTTCAAAAAATAG
- a CDS encoding DUF4491 family protein, producing MEFLMQYHLLGLVIGIATFLIIGLFHPVVVKAEYYWGTGCWWIFLLLGIGGIVWSLCTDNVLVAALAGVFAFSSLWTIKELFEQKERVRKGWFPRNPKRPVK from the coding sequence ATGGAATTTCTGATGCAATACCACTTGTTGGGTCTCGTGATCGGGATCGCGACATTTCTGATCATCGGCCTGTTTCATCCGGTTGTAGTGAAAGCCGAATATTACTGGGGCACCGGATGCTGGTGGATTTTCCTGTTATTGGGCATCGGTGGTATCGTCTGGTCGCTTTGCACCGACAACGTGCTGGTCGCTGCGCTGGCTGGCGTATTCGCTTTTTCATCGTTGTGGACGATCAAAGAGCTTTTCGAGCAGAAAGAGCGCGTGCGCAAAGGTTGGTTTCCCCGCAATCCGAAACGTCCGGTGAAATAG
- a CDS encoding S9 family peptidase, translating to MKNIKTMAMALTLCSAVTCSSAAPVAGAGRFGYDDMKQGIFVPRTVQGVRSMNDGEHYTTMSDGKILEFSYGTGEQTAVVFDSKQQQPVLPFTDYAFSSDERRILLTTEVKPIYRRSFTAEYWIYDREEDRLIRLSAGGPQQVAQFSPDATRLAFVRGNNLYVVDLATGSERQITSDGLFNHIINGIPDWVYEEEFGFSRAFAWSPDGKNLAWMRFDESRVREYNMNRFEGDLYPENYSFKYPKAGEQNSIVEVYNYNLESGRRSRIDTGKETDQYIPRVKWTPAGGLLVYRLNRSQNHFELLLCDAAALAAGAGTDAGVVSARVIYDERDPRYVERVDDECVTFLPDGERFVVRSEKDGFTHLYLYSAETGFLNRITSGDWEVTALAGIEGDRVYYLSTETSPLKRDLYSIRLNGKDKRRLTDGSGTYSVAPSRGFRYFISYFSNVSTPNRVTLHAADGKLVRTLEDNVALRNTLSKLNVPEKEFFTFRNPEGIEFNGYMIRPADFDSTRSYPLFMVQYSGPGSQRVADSWSMGWEDVLVQQGYIVACVDGRGTGFRGSEFKKCTYKQLGKYEVEDQIAAARYLGALPYIDSDRIGIFGWSYGGFMALNCILKGNDVFKMAIAVAPVTSWRFYDTIYTEIYNGDPNENPSGYDDNSPINFADRLKGKLLIAHGTADDNVHIQNTYEMVARLVQHDKPFEMYIYPDRNHSMGNYRNHLMERCIEFVHRNL from the coding sequence ATGAAAAACATAAAAACGATGGCTATGGCGCTCACCCTCTGTTCGGCGGTTACCTGCTCCTCGGCGGCTCCCGTTGCCGGAGCGGGACGGTTCGGTTACGACGACATGAAGCAGGGGATTTTCGTACCCCGCACCGTACAGGGCGTACGCAGCATGAACGACGGAGAGCATTACACGACCATGAGCGACGGGAAAATCCTCGAATTCAGCTATGGGACCGGAGAGCAGACCGCTGTGGTGTTCGACAGCAAACAACAGCAACCGGTATTGCCGTTCACCGATTATGCATTCAGTTCGGATGAACGCCGTATTTTGCTGACTACGGAGGTAAAACCGATCTACCGCCGGTCGTTTACTGCCGAGTATTGGATCTACGACCGGGAAGAAGACCGGTTGATCCGGCTTTCGGCGGGCGGGCCGCAGCAGGTGGCGCAATTTTCGCCCGATGCCACGCGCCTCGCATTTGTGCGTGGGAATAATCTGTACGTGGTCGATCTGGCTACCGGATCCGAGCGGCAAATTACCTCGGACGGTCTGTTCAACCACATCATCAACGGCATTCCGGACTGGGTATACGAAGAGGAGTTCGGCTTTTCACGCGCATTCGCCTGGTCTCCCGACGGAAAGAACCTGGCGTGGATGCGGTTCGACGAGAGCCGGGTCAGGGAGTACAACATGAACCGTTTCGAAGGGGACTTGTATCCGGAGAACTATTCGTTCAAATATCCCAAGGCGGGCGAACAAAATTCGATCGTCGAAGTATACAACTACAATCTGGAAAGCGGCCGGCGCAGCCGCATCGACACCGGGAAAGAGACCGACCAGTATATTCCGCGGGTCAAATGGACGCCCGCCGGAGGTTTGCTCGTCTACCGGCTGAACCGTTCGCAAAACCATTTCGAACTGTTGCTGTGCGATGCGGCGGCCCTGGCAGCAGGTGCGGGGACGGATGCCGGAGTCGTATCTGCCCGGGTGATTTACGATGAGCGTGATCCGCGGTATGTCGAGCGGGTCGATGACGAGTGCGTTACATTCCTTCCCGATGGGGAGCGGTTCGTGGTGCGCAGCGAAAAAGACGGGTTTACGCACCTTTATTTATATAGTGCGGAGACAGGATTCCTGAACCGGATCACTTCCGGTGATTGGGAGGTTACCGCTCTGGCCGGGATCGAAGGCGACCGGGTCTATTACCTTTCGACCGAAACTTCGCCCTTGAAGCGGGACCTTTACAGCATCAGGCTCAACGGCAAGGATAAACGCCGGCTGACGGACGGCAGCGGTACCTACTCGGTCGCTCCCTCGCGCGGGTTCCGTTATTTTATCAGCTATTTTTCGAATGTCTCGACGCCGAACCGCGTGACGCTGCACGCAGCCGACGGCAAGTTGGTGCGTACCCTCGAGGATAACGTTGCGTTGAGGAATACGCTTTCGAAACTGAATGTGCCGGAAAAGGAGTTTTTTACATTCCGGAACCCGGAGGGGATCGAGTTCAATGGATACATGATCCGTCCGGCCGATTTCGATTCGACCCGGAGCTATCCGCTTTTTATGGTGCAGTACAGCGGGCCCGGCTCGCAGCGTGTGGCCGACAGCTGGAGTATGGGCTGGGAGGACGTACTTGTGCAGCAGGGCTATATCGTCGCCTGTGTGGATGGGCGCGGGACCGGTTTTCGCGGATCCGAATTCAAGAAGTGCACGTACAAGCAGCTCGGCAAATATGAGGTGGAAGACCAGATCGCCGCAGCGCGTTATTTGGGTGCGCTCCCTTACATCGATTCGGATCGGATCGGGATTTTCGGATGGAGTTACGGCGGTTTTATGGCGCTGAACTGTATTTTGAAGGGCAACGACGTGTTCAAGATGGCGATTGCGGTTGCTCCGGTCACCTCCTGGCGCTTTTACGATACGATTTATACCGAAATCTACAACGGTGACCCGAATGAAAATCCGTCGGGTTACGACGACAACTCGCCGATCAACTTTGCCGACCGGCTCAAGGGCAAACTATTGATCGCGCATGGCACGGCCGACGACAATGTGCATATCCAGAATACGTACGAAATGGTCGCGCGTCTGGTACAGCACGATAAACCGTTCGAGATGTATATCTATCCCGACCGGAACCATTCGATGGGCAATTACCGGAATCACCTGATGGAACGTTGCATCGAATTTGTCCACCGGAACCTCTAA
- the nadC gene encoding carboxylating nicotinate-nucleotide diphosphorylase → MKEEYIPFVDELIELAIREDIGDGDHSSLACIPHDQRGRMKLLVKQDGILAGVEVARRVLRRLDPEVKFEQLLEDGTRIKPGDIAFYVEGRLISLLQAERILLNIMQRMSGVATQTAVYVKELEGLKTKVLDTRKTTPGMRVLDKIAVKLGGGENHRMGLFDMVILKDNHIDFAGGILKAIPLTREYLKEKGKDIPIEVEVRSLDDIRDVFAAGGCDRIMLDNFTPELTREAVKLIGGRAEIESSGGITLKNLREYAECGVDFISVGALTHQIKSLDLSLKAC, encoded by the coding sequence ATGAAAGAAGAGTATATTCCCTTCGTCGATGAATTGATTGAGCTGGCGATCCGGGAGGATATCGGCGACGGCGACCATTCGTCGCTGGCCTGTATTCCGCATGACCAGCGCGGACGGATGAAACTGCTGGTGAAACAGGACGGTATTTTGGCCGGCGTTGAAGTCGCCCGGCGGGTGCTGCGGCGCCTGGATCCTGAGGTGAAATTCGAGCAGCTCCTGGAGGACGGGACCCGGATCAAACCCGGAGATATTGCCTTTTACGTCGAGGGACGATTGATCTCGCTGCTGCAGGCTGAACGGATCTTGCTCAACATCATGCAACGTATGAGCGGCGTGGCGACACAGACGGCCGTTTATGTGAAAGAGCTCGAGGGGTTGAAGACCAAAGTGCTCGATACGCGCAAAACGACGCCGGGGATGCGTGTGTTGGATAAGATCGCTGTCAAGTTGGGCGGAGGCGAAAACCACCGCATGGGTCTGTTCGACATGGTGATCCTTAAGGATAATCATATCGACTTTGCCGGTGGTATCCTCAAGGCGATCCCGCTGACGCGCGAATATCTGAAGGAGAAAGGCAAGGATATTCCGATCGAGGTGGAGGTCCGTTCGCTGGACGATATCCGCGACGTGTTCGCTGCGGGCGGTTGCGACCGGATCATGTTGGACAATTTCACCCCTGAATTGACGCGTGAAGCGGTAAAACTGATCGGCGGCCGGGCCGAGATCGAATCGTCCGGGGGAATTACGCTTAAGAATCTGCGTGAGTACGCCGAGTGCGGCGTTGATTTTATCTCGGTTGGCGCGCTGACGCACCAGATCAAAAGCCTCGACCTGAGCCTGAAGGCGTGTTAG
- the ilvD gene encoding dihydroxy-acid dehydratase: MKPLRSDITTRGRRMAGARSLWRANGMKDEQMGRPVIAIVNSFTQFVPGHVHLHEIGQQIKEWIAEEGCFAAEFNTIAIDDGIAMGHDGMLYSLPSRELIADSVEYMCNAHKADAMICISNCDKITPGMLMAAMRLNIPAVFVSGGPMEAGRTAGKAYDLIDAMVKGADDTVSEQELAAVEHSACPTCGSCSGMFTANSMNCLTEALGLSLPGNGTILATHAARTDLFRKAAKLIVKNANEYYFNDNDAVLPRSIATRKAFLNAMSMDIAMGGSSNTVLHLLAIAQEAGVEFTMKDIDALSRRVPVICKVAPNSHHHIEDVNRAGGIMAILGELDRAGLLDTSVHRIDYPDLKSAIAANDILSATASEEAKARALAAPGGKFNLELGSQDNTYPEADTDRKQGCIRDMEHPYLKDGGLAVLFGNLAEDGCIVKTAGVDASILRFEGKARVFESQEEACEGILSGKVKAGDVVIIRYEGPKGGPGMQEMLYPTSYLKSIKIDKQCALVTDGRFSGGTSGLSIGHVSPEAAAGGNIALVRNDDPILIDIPNRTIRIDLPDKELLQRRKEIVRFEPEGRERVVSKALRAYASQVTSADRGGVREIR, encoded by the coding sequence ATGAAACCACTCAGAAGCGATATAACCACCCGGGGCCGCCGCATGGCCGGGGCCCGCAGTCTTTGGAGGGCGAACGGCATGAAGGACGAGCAGATGGGTCGTCCGGTCATTGCGATCGTCAATTCGTTCACGCAATTCGTCCCGGGACACGTCCACCTGCATGAAATCGGCCAGCAAATTAAGGAGTGGATCGCCGAAGAGGGTTGCTTCGCCGCAGAGTTCAATACGATCGCCATCGACGACGGAATCGCGATGGGCCACGACGGGATGCTCTATTCGCTCCCTTCACGCGAACTGATCGCGGACAGCGTCGAGTACATGTGCAACGCACACAAAGCCGACGCAATGATCTGCATCTCGAACTGCGACAAAATCACCCCCGGCATGCTGATGGCAGCCATGCGGCTCAACATCCCGGCAGTATTCGTCTCCGGAGGACCGATGGAGGCCGGACGTACAGCGGGAAAAGCCTACGACCTGATCGACGCAATGGTCAAGGGGGCCGACGATACAGTTTCCGAACAGGAATTAGCCGCGGTCGAGCATTCCGCCTGCCCGACCTGCGGCTCCTGTTCAGGAATGTTCACGGCCAATTCGATGAACTGCCTGACCGAAGCGCTCGGCCTTTCGCTGCCCGGCAACGGAACGATCCTCGCCACGCATGCGGCTCGTACCGACCTGTTCCGCAAAGCGGCCAAACTGATCGTCAAAAACGCGAACGAATACTATTTCAACGATAACGACGCCGTACTGCCCCGTTCGATCGCCACGCGGAAAGCATTCCTGAACGCCATGTCGATGGACATCGCGATGGGCGGTTCGTCGAACACGGTTCTGCACCTGCTGGCCATAGCGCAGGAGGCGGGCGTGGAATTCACGATGAAAGACATCGACGCGCTCTCGCGCCGGGTGCCGGTCATCTGCAAGGTCGCGCCGAATTCCCACCACCACATCGAAGACGTAAACCGTGCGGGAGGGATTATGGCGATCCTCGGCGAACTCGACCGCGCGGGACTGCTCGACACCTCGGTGCACCGAATCGATTATCCCGACCTGAAAAGTGCAATCGCCGCAAACGACATCCTCTCGGCTACTGCGTCGGAGGAGGCCAAAGCACGCGCGCTGGCAGCGCCCGGCGGCAAATTCAACCTGGAACTCGGTTCGCAGGACAATACCTACCCCGAGGCCGATACCGACCGTAAACAGGGCTGCATCCGCGACATGGAGCACCCCTATCTCAAGGACGGGGGGTTGGCCGTGCTGTTCGGCAACTTGGCCGAAGACGGCTGCATCGTCAAAACGGCCGGCGTAGACGCATCGATCCTCCGTTTCGAGGGCAAAGCCCGCGTATTCGAATCACAGGAAGAAGCATGCGAAGGAATCCTCTCAGGCAAGGTTAAAGCCGGCGACGTGGTGATTATCCGCTACGAAGGCCCCAAAGGGGGCCCCGGTATGCAGGAGATGCTCTACCCCACCTCCTACCTGAAAAGCATCAAAATCGACAAGCAGTGCGCACTGGTGACCGACGGCCGTTTCTCGGGAGGCACCTCGGGCTTGTCGATCGGACACGTATCGCCGGAAGCAGCCGCCGGAGGCAACATCGCACTTGTCCGCAACGATGATCCCATCCTGATCGACATTCCCAACCGCACGATCCGCATCGACCTTCCGGACAAAGAGTTGCTACAGCGCCGCAAAGAAATTGTCCGCTTCGAACCCGAAGGACGCGAACGAGTCGTCAGCAAGGCCCTAAGGGCCTACGCTAGCCAGGTCACTTCGGCCGACCGCGGCGGCGTCCGGGAAATTCGCTGA
- the ilvB gene encoding biosynthetic-type acetolactate synthase large subunit → MSNPHKVKGAEALLLSLLAEGTDTLFGYPGGAIIPVYDHLYGYTDRLHHILTRHEQGAVHAAQGYARATGRVGVCMATSGPGATNLVTGIADAMIDSTPLVCITAQVAAAALGSDAFQEADIISMTMPVTKWNFQITRAEEIPGAIAKAFYIARSGRPGPVVIDFTKNAQNEDMVFSYTPCDYLRSYQPTPPLQAADITQAVEMVNAAEKPLLLVGQGVKLSGGERAVIALAEKGGIPMAETLMGISAVPNAHPLFVGNLGMHGNLAANEMTQQSDLIVAVGMRFSDRVTGDVKSYAPHARIIHIDIDPAELNKNIPVALAVHADAKEALEAMLPGIRYKERTQWLALATAKRREEDDTVVRHDMHPRGDGITMCQAVSALADAEHGDAVIVTDVGQNQMFGARYSRFNSTRSFITSGGLGTMGFGLPAAIGAKLGMPGREVVAILGDGGFQMTIQELGTIKQEQLGLKIVVLNNSYLGMVRQWQQLFHDRRYSFTPMDNPDFTMIASAYGIPADRVSDPAELPGAMRKLADAPGPYFLEVVVRPEENVFPMVPAGESLSNVMCKE, encoded by the coding sequence ATGTCGAACCCACACAAGGTAAAAGGAGCGGAAGCTCTGCTGTTATCGCTGTTGGCCGAAGGCACCGATACGCTCTTCGGCTACCCCGGAGGTGCCATCATTCCGGTATACGATCACCTCTACGGCTATACCGACCGGCTGCACCATATCCTGACGCGCCACGAGCAGGGTGCGGTACATGCCGCGCAAGGTTACGCACGGGCTACGGGCCGGGTCGGTGTCTGCATGGCCACTTCGGGCCCCGGCGCCACGAACCTGGTCACCGGCATTGCCGACGCCATGATCGATTCGACGCCGCTGGTCTGCATTACGGCCCAGGTCGCAGCCGCTGCATTGGGTTCCGACGCTTTCCAGGAAGCCGACATCATCAGCATGACCATGCCCGTCACGAAATGGAATTTCCAGATTACCCGTGCGGAAGAGATTCCGGGAGCGATCGCCAAAGCCTTTTACATCGCCCGGTCAGGCCGTCCCGGCCCCGTAGTGATCGATTTCACGAAAAATGCGCAGAACGAAGATATGGTTTTCAGTTACACGCCCTGCGACTACCTGCGCAGCTACCAGCCGACGCCACCGCTGCAAGCCGCTGACATCACGCAGGCGGTAGAGATGGTCAATGCGGCTGAAAAACCCTTGCTGCTGGTCGGACAGGGAGTCAAACTCTCCGGCGGGGAACGGGCCGTGATCGCACTGGCCGAAAAAGGGGGAATCCCGATGGCGGAAACACTGATGGGCATTTCAGCGGTACCCAACGCCCATCCGCTTTTCGTCGGCAACCTAGGCATGCACGGCAACCTAGCTGCCAACGAAATGACCCAGCAAAGCGACCTGATCGTCGCCGTGGGCATGCGTTTCAGCGACCGCGTGACGGGAGACGTCAAGAGTTATGCTCCCCATGCCCGGATCATACATATCGACATCGATCCGGCGGAACTGAATAAAAACATTCCTGTCGCGCTGGCCGTCCATGCCGATGCGAAAGAAGCCCTCGAGGCCATGCTGCCCGGCATCCGGTACAAAGAACGCACGCAGTGGCTCGCCCTCGCAACCGCCAAACGGCGCGAGGAAGACGATACGGTCGTTCGCCATGACATGCACCCCCGGGGCGACGGCATCACGATGTGCCAGGCCGTGAGCGCACTGGCCGACGCCGAACACGGCGATGCCGTCATTGTCACCGACGTGGGGCAAAACCAAATGTTCGGGGCACGCTACTCGCGCTTCAACTCCACGCGCAGCTTCATCACCTCGGGTGGCCTCGGCACGATGGGGTTCGGGCTGCCCGCAGCCATCGGGGCAAAGCTCGGCATGCCCGGGCGGGAGGTGGTGGCCATCCTCGGCGACGGAGGTTTCCAGATGACGATACAGGAGTTGGGGACGATCAAACAGGAACAATTGGGCCTGAAAATCGTCGTGCTGAACAACTCCTATCTGGGTATGGTCCGTCAGTGGCAGCAACTTTTCCATGACCGCCGCTATTCGTTCACCCCGATGGACAATCCGGATTTCACGATGATCGCGTCGGCTTACGGCATTCCCGCCGACCGGGTCAGCGACCCGGCGGAACTCCCGGGCGCAATGCGCAAACTGGCCGACGCTCCGGGCCCCTATTTCCTCGAAGTGGTCGTCCGCCCCGAAGAGAACGTATTCCCGATGGTACCCGCAGGAGAATCGCTGTCAAACGTCATGTGCAAAGAGTAA
- the ilvN gene encoding acetolactate synthase small subunit, whose amino-acid sequence MEQEYIVIAFTENQIGVLNRITGLYLRRKINIESLKVSESSIKGISMFVISAFTTHEIIERLVKQLRNIIDVIQVEFYSNEELITQEIALYKISAEILRQSDTVDRIIRQWNARFIEINPAYVVVEKTGTREEIDRMRETLAEEKLLDEFTRSGSVVLHRESVEEKLQGKI is encoded by the coding sequence ATGGAACAGGAATATATCGTCATCGCTTTCACGGAGAATCAAATCGGTGTACTGAACCGCATCACGGGGCTTTACCTGCGCCGCAAAATCAACATCGAGAGCCTGAAAGTCTCGGAAAGCTCGATCAAGGGGATTAGTATGTTCGTTATTTCGGCTTTCACGACCCACGAGATCATCGAACGGCTCGTCAAGCAACTGCGCAATATTATCGACGTCATTCAGGTGGAGTTCTATTCCAACGAAGAGTTGATCACCCAGGAAATCGCCCTGTATAAAATCTCGGCTGAAATTCTGCGGCAAAGCGACACGGTAGACCGAATCATCCGGCAATGGAACGCCCGTTTCATCGAAATCAATCCCGCATACGTGGTGGTCGAGAAAACCGGGACGCGCGAAGAGATCGACCGCATGAGGGAAACGCTCGCAGAGGAGAAGCTGCTCGACGAATTCACACGCTCGGGCAGCGTCGTGCTGCACCGCGAATCGGTGGAAGAGAAACTGCAGGGGAAAATATAG
- the ilvC gene encoding ketol-acid reductoisomerase, producing the protein MAKMNFGGVEENVVTREEFPLSKALEVLKGETIAVIGYGVQGPGQSLNLKDNGFNVIVGQRKNSKTWDKAIADGWVPGETLFEIEEACQRATIIQYLLSDAAQIAVWPTIKKHLTAGKALYFSHGFGATYSERTGIIPPKDIDVIMIAPKGSGTSLRRLFLEGRGLNSSYAILQDATGKAWDRVIALGIGVGSGYLFETTFKKEVYSDLTGERGTLMGAIQGIFAAQYQVLRENGHTPSEAFNETVEELTQSLMPLVAENGMDWMYANCSTTAQRGALDWWKPFRDATLPVFKKLYAEVAAGNEAQRSIDSNSKTDYREKLDAELKEMRESEMWQAGATVRNLRPERNK; encoded by the coding sequence ATGGCAAAAATGAATTTCGGCGGCGTCGAGGAGAACGTTGTCACCCGCGAAGAGTTTCCGTTGAGCAAAGCGCTCGAAGTGCTTAAGGGCGAGACCATCGCCGTCATCGGCTACGGCGTTCAGGGACCGGGACAGTCGCTGAACCTGAAGGATAACGGTTTCAATGTGATCGTCGGCCAGCGCAAAAATTCGAAAACCTGGGACAAAGCTATCGCAGACGGCTGGGTTCCCGGGGAAACGCTTTTCGAAATCGAAGAGGCCTGCCAGCGGGCTACCATCATTCAATACCTGCTGTCGGACGCTGCCCAGATCGCCGTATGGCCTACTATCAAAAAGCACCTGACCGCCGGGAAAGCGCTCTATTTTTCACACGGCTTCGGCGCTACCTACTCCGAACGCACCGGCATCATCCCGCCGAAAGATATCGATGTCATCATGATCGCCCCGAAAGGTTCGGGTACCTCGCTGCGCCGGCTCTTCCTCGAAGGGCGCGGGCTGAACTCCAGCTATGCGATCCTGCAGGACGCTACCGGCAAAGCCTGGGATCGTGTCATCGCATTGGGTATCGGCGTAGGGTCGGGGTACCTGTTCGAAACTACGTTCAAAAAAGAAGTTTACTCCGACCTGACCGGTGAACGCGGTACGCTGATGGGCGCTATTCAGGGGATTTTCGCGGCACAATACCAAGTACTGCGCGAAAACGGACACACTCCTTCCGAAGCGTTCAACGAAACAGTCGAAGAGCTCACCCAGAGCCTGATGCCGCTGGTTGCTGAAAACGGTATGGACTGGATGTATGCGAACTGCTCGACTACTGCACAGCGCGGGGCGCTCGACTGGTGGAAACCGTTCCGCGATGCAACGTTGCCGGTATTCAAAAAGCTATACGCCGAAGTGGCTGCCGGCAATGAAGCCCAGCGTTCGATCGACAGCAACAGCAAGACAGACTACCGCGAAAAACTCGATGCCGAACTCAAAGAGATGCGTGAAAGCGAAATGTGGCAGGCCGGTGCGACGGTGCGCAACCTGCGTCCCGAACGCAACAAGTAA
- a CDS encoding DUF5672 family protein — protein sequence MKQQTLPPVNVVVPLYRTALNPDEWLSLERCFAVLGGYPITFVIPEGLDMTPVMMRFPFCRIESFDPSFFAGRYGYNHLMLSAEFYRRFLNWEYILIYQTDAFVFRDELAQWCARGYDYIGAPWPSRPLYANPVYKVCSRLKSLLSGKNHYQRHIVRNKVGNGGLSLRRTGTIYRLLTDHADRVAYYKERVAESRYYEDVFFAVEAPKLEPNFSIPPVEVAAHFSFDTYPWLCYQLNGGHVPFGCHGFNRRRRARFWNPIIAASMGAGQAALHQGENSDFHSSRIGLHNRMVRRLLCFFRLGT from the coding sequence TTGAAGCAACAGACTCTCCCTCCCGTGAATGTGGTTGTTCCGCTTTACCGCACTGCACTGAATCCTGACGAATGGTTGTCGCTGGAGCGGTGTTTCGCTGTGTTGGGCGGCTATCCGATTACGTTTGTGATTCCCGAAGGGCTCGATATGACTCCGGTCATGATGCGTTTTCCGTTTTGCAGGATAGAGAGTTTCGATCCCTCTTTTTTTGCGGGACGCTACGGCTACAACCACTTGATGCTGTCGGCCGAATTTTACCGGCGTTTTCTGAATTGGGAATATATCCTGATTTACCAGACGGATGCTTTTGTCTTCCGGGACGAACTGGCGCAGTGGTGTGCCCGGGGATATGATTATATCGGTGCCCCCTGGCCTTCCCGTCCGCTTTATGCCAATCCGGTTTATAAAGTATGTTCCCGGCTGAAAAGCCTGTTGAGCGGAAAGAACCATTATCAAAGGCACATTGTCCGGAATAAGGTAGGCAACGGCGGTTTGTCGCTCAGGCGTACCGGGACGATCTATCGTTTGCTGACCGACCATGCCGACCGGGTAGCTTACTATAAGGAGCGTGTCGCCGAATCCCGCTATTATGAGGATGTGTTTTTTGCCGTGGAAGCTCCCAAACTGGAGCCGAATTTCAGTATTCCTCCGGTTGAAGTGGCGGCGCACTTTTCATTCGATACCTACCCTTGGCTTTGCTATCAGTTGAACGGAGGGCATGTCCCGTTTGGCTGCCATGGATTCAACAGGCGACGGCGGGCCCGCTTCTGGAACCCGATCATAGCCGCTTCCATGGGAGCAGGCCAGGCCGCCTTGCATCAAGGAGAAAATTCCGATTTCCACTCTTCCCGGATAGGTTTGCATAACCGTATGGTACGCAGGTTACTGTGTTTTTTCCGGCTGGGAACCTGA